A region from the Triticum urartu cultivar G1812 chromosome 1, Tu2.1, whole genome shotgun sequence genome encodes:
- the LOC125538303 gene encoding uncharacterized protein LOC125538303 — MAFLGGSLRVTRSIGSRKMMEGKSHSRPGSWRQAPAPVRQLFWRVRRAMLRPKRRAVRFGYDLKSYSHNFDDGLVPAHRL; from the coding sequence ATGGCGTTTCTGGGAGGATCATTGCGCGTCACAAGGAGCATCGGCAGCCGGAAGATGATGGAGGGGAAGAGCCACAGCAGGCCGGGGTCGTGGCGGCAGGCACCGGCGCCCGTGAGGCAGTTGTTCTGGAGGGTGAGGCGCGCCATGCTGCGCCCGAAGCGCCGCGCCGTGAGATTCGGATACGACCTCAAGAGCTACTCCCACAACTTCGATGACGGCCTCGTCCCTGCTCACCGCCTATAG